GCGACAGGTCTTCGCGTCTGGACTGACAGCGGGCGTTGAAATATCGCTGGTCTTCCGTGCTGGCCCGCTCGCCGGTCTGCATGCCAACCATGATTTTGGTAGGGATGTCGAGCGCGGCGGCAGCGGTCTGCAGGTTGACGTTATATGTCGGCGATGGGTCGGCAACCTGAGTAACCAGAGGCGTGACGCTTGCGCCCTGAGTTGTCAGGGTGGTGTCATTCCCCCGGTTAACCTCTACTGCAACCTCGTCGAACCTGGCCTGAAGCTCATCAACTGGCACCCCATACATTGAGGCGAGGTTATTGAAGTCGATATCCTTCTCGAAGTTGATATTCAACTGCCGAGCCGCGTTCTTCAGGAATGACTCACCTGAACCGCCCTCCACCTTCTCCAGACTGACAAAGGCGTTATAGGCTGGCTCAAGGAAGCCAATAGCGTCAGAGGTGTAGTCGCCCACGATGAATACCCGGCTTGGGTGGATGAATACCCGGCGAGTTGAGCCATTCGGTAACTGTTCTGTGTACTGCCACTGCTTAGGCTGGCCGTAGGTTGGAGAGTTAAGGCCGGTATCCCATTCGGAAACCGTCAGAGAGCCAGCCCATGCAGCAGTAATCTTCTCCAGCCCCCTGCCTTTCTGTGCCTCAAGGTTCCACGTCTGGTTATCCTTGACGTGCAGCAGCAGCCCTGCATAGCGACCCACCAGGCGGCGGCGGTCAGCCTCTGCGAACACTCGCCAGAATCGGTGATTCAGCACCGGCTTGAGCTTCCGCTCCCATGGCGTTTCTTTCTTCGCGTCGTCCTGACTATCGCCCTCGATCACCTGCGGGTTAGACTTCCAGCAGTTGCCGATGAGCTTCTCTACCGCACCGTGGGCAATGCCGCCACGGCGGTAGAGTTTGTACAGGTCATTGAATGTTAAGTCGTCTTTGAATCCGTATTCGCACCATGCCGATGCGCGTTTAGCATCAAGCCCCATTGATGGGGTTAGCAGCATCTCACGGGCACGAGCGAGCCGTGCATCACTGATAGCGTGATTCACTGCGAGTTGTAGGTTTTGGTTCATGCTGTGTCCGTTTGGTGGGGTTTATCTGCCTTGCAGGCGCTTAGGAATCATCATTCCCATAACTTGAGCCTTGCGCTTAATGTGGCCGTCCAGCGAGTACCTGATTCCGTCCCAGCAGTGCTCATTGCCATCGGCAAGCTTAGGCAGCACCTCGCCGGTTATACGGTCAGTTTTGTAAGACCATAGCCGCGCTTCTTTCGCTACATTCTTGCAGCGAGGGTGAATGACTATCTCATCGAAACCGCGAAGGTGTGCGATGCCATCCTCTACGCTTCCCTGCCATTTCTCAGCGGCCGATATTTTGAAGCCCTGCCGCTTCAGGTAGCTGATGGTTTCTGGTCGTGCGGAATCTGCCTTGATAGGCCAATCACGCGAGCCCGGAATTGTGTCGTACAGCTCTGGCATGTGGTCGAGTTCGGTTTGCAGGCCGTAAGCCTCATATTCGACGTAGAGCGTATTCCCGATAATAAAGCTACGGGTCAGCGTGTTCGGGTCTTTTGCGAAACCGAAGTCGGCTCCGAAGAATAGACGATCTGCTTCTTTCCAGAGGTCATCAGAGAATCCAGACACGCAGTATTTACCAGACAGCACCTGCTTATCGGAGTTTTCGAGATAAGCCCCTTCCCACACCCAGGAGTATGTTGCAGGATCGAGTCGCCGCTGGTCGTTAAGGCGCTCACCATCCAGCACATCAGGAAACCACGGGTTGTCGGTGTAGTTCATCTCGACAGTAATGCAGTCGTCACCGGCCTCTTTGCGGAATCGCTTATCAGTAGCGCTGCCGTCTCTCTCAGGGTTCCATGTCACCCATATCTCGGAGCCTTCTTCACGAACCGTAGGGCTGAGCTTCTGCCAGGCTGTCTCGCTTACCGACTCGGCCTCATCAACCCAGCATAGCAGGATGCGAGCCTTTGACTTGATGCTGTCCAGGTTATGACGCAGACCGGCGAAAACGTAGCTCACGCTCTTGTCGATTGTGCGAATGTATTTCTCGCCAATATCGAAGTGAGCCGCCAGCCACGGAACGCCCAGGATTGCTTGCTTCACTTCCTGCATGCTCGACTCTTCCAGCGAGTTCATAAACTCACGAGCGCAGAGTATCACCCCGGCCTCGCCGTTCATCATCGACTGGTACGCTTTTACAGCCGTCATCATGGCGAAGGTGCGAGTCTTTGCAGAGCCACGCCCGCCGTGTGAGCAGCGATAACGTTTATTCACAGCGGTGAACAGCGGGGCAAGCTTTGCGGGGATCGGAAGCTGAACAGCGTCACTCATGATTTAGGCTCAACAGGGAGAAGCTGAATAACGGTGGGCTTTGTCGCCATGCTGCCATCTGATGAGGTGTGATCGACAATCTGCTTATCGAGCCCAACCAGTTTAGCTTTGCCCATCGTGGCGGCAACAGCCGCTGATGATTGCGGTGTCTCCGCGCTCAGCGCTTTCTGCCTGGCCTCTTCAAGCTCAGCGAGCAGTGAATCCACGGTGACGTTGTGGCGCTGTTTGATTTCACCCTGCAGCTCTTTAATCCTTAGGGCTACCTTAGGGTTATCCTGCAGCTTGCTGGCTTGCACATGTACTGCCTCAGGCTTCATCTTGTCAGCAGCATACGCCGACCGATAAGCCTCAGAAGCATTACCCGTTTCGATGTATGCCTGACAGAAAGCCTCTTGCTTAATTGTCAGACCTGCCATTACTTATTCCTCTTCGCTGGCCTCTTCGGGCTCAGGTTTCTCTTCTTCCGGTTTCGGCTCTGTTTCGGACCCGGCCTCAGGCTTGGCTTCATCAACCGGCTTAGCGTCAGGCTCTTTCGGCTCTTCCTTCACTTCGTCAGTTACCGGAGTAAATCGAATCTCGCTGACCTCATCGCGCTGGATGTATCGCCAGCCGCCGTTTTCGTCTGCGATGGCGTAGAGACCGTTAACGATTTGAGGCTCTTTGACAGCCATCAGGCCTTCGTAGATAACGCCGTCTTTTTTCTGGACTGTTACTTTGTATTTGGTCATTTCGGAATAATTCTCTGCCTTGGTGAATACTTTCCCGGTAATTCATGAGACATCCAATGTCCGAAACTTACATAAAACTCTGTCAAGGCCATCAATATGACGACCTTTGCAGAGCTTTATAAATCACTTACCTTCAGTTGCTTTGTCCCACTCTTCGCGGAACTTGCTTGGGTTGTTGCTACCTTGCACTGACATGATTCACCTCTGTGTTAGTTGAGTGTTTTCCTGATTCATCCACCGCAGTTCAGGTTGACTGCCAATGAGGGATAACCCGCTTGTGCGGAAACCCGGTGTAACCCGTTACTGATTAACTCCATCCACTCGCATGTAAGGAGCCCGCTATGGCGGCATGGTCTTAGTTGAGATGGAGAGACTGCGACGGGGTGGCGCTGTGGTGAAACTGGTGCGCAACGTTCGCTACTGCTTCACGCAGTGGCTATGTCACTTGCGGCTTACCCGCCAGCAAGATTGTGATCACCGCCTTATTGGGGTTTAGCAATCTGTTCCTTGTCGGGGGAATTACTTTGGCAATACACCGCTGATGCCAGGAAGAGTTATCTGCCCGCGCTGTTCAATGCGTTCAATTCTCGCCAGCAACGCAGGCTTTTTTGACCTTGCCCCAGCGATTGAGAAGACGGCCGGACATGCTGGCAACATCCTTCTCTTTCATGTATTCGAGCATGACAGCGTTTCGCTCGGCTTCCAGGCTGTCCTTTCCTTTGGCGATAATTTCTGCCATCCAGTCAAAAGCAGCTATATACGCCTCCTTGAAAGCGAACGCCGCTGAACCAGTGAAGCTGAATACAAGCATCGTCCAGCCATTTCTCGTCATTCGATAAAAGGGCTGCGGCTTTCCGTTCTGTAACTCATTGTTTTCATGGCAAAGCGCAAAATTGCGCTCTGCGAATTCTGGAGAGCAGGACTTGATTACGTTTCTTGTCTTGCGCATTACATCCTTATGACCTTTGCCAAATGCCTTGGCTACCTTGAAGGTGTCGGTAGAAGACTCTTTGCCGCAAAGAAAGATCAACTCACGGAAATCGAATCCGTTAACAACTGTTGGGTAGTTCATGGCGATTACCTTTTAGAAAGATGAGCCTGTTCGCACAGAAAAGCCGCCCCGAGATGGTCGCCACCATATACGGCAGTTCTCAGGCTCAGCTTTCTGAAAGACTCGGGATTGATATGCGCTGCGACGCGCGTTTGGTTTACTGCGGATATAAAAAAGCCCCGGTCTATGCCGAGGCTTCGTTATCTGAGGCATTGCTGTCTGATGTAGTCCTGCAGGTAGTTAACCTGACCGGTCACTGTTTCGATTCGCTGTCGGAGAGTGAAATAATCCCGTTCAGCGGAGTCAGTAGGTCTGGCGGTGGAAGCATCGCCCAGGCTGCCGGTTGTGGTGGCGTTATTTGAGCAGGTGGCGTTGAGCTGCAGCCGCTTACGGCCAGCAACGACATCGCTATGCAAACGCTCAATGGTTTCTTTTGCATCCGCAAGCTCTCCTGTGTATTTGGCATCCAGTGCGGCGGCATCACGCTGTCGTAGCTGCATATCGGTGATAGTGGCCAGTGCTTTATCACGCTGCTCTTTGTATGCGATAGCGTTTGAACGATAGTGATCGACAGACCAGCACAGGCCAAACAGGATGGCGGCTACGACGGCGACGACGATTAACGTTGCGCGGTTCATTTCT
This region of Cedecea lapagei genomic DNA includes:
- a CDS encoding PBSX family phage terminase large subunit, translated to MSDAVQLPIPAKLAPLFTAVNKRYRCSHGGRGSAKTRTFAMMTAVKAYQSMMNGEAGVILCAREFMNSLEESSMQEVKQAILGVPWLAAHFDIGEKYIRTIDKSVSYVFAGLRHNLDSIKSKARILLCWVDEAESVSETAWQKLSPTVREEGSEIWVTWNPERDGSATDKRFRKEAGDDCITVEMNYTDNPWFPDVLDGERLNDQRRLDPATYSWVWEGAYLENSDKQVLSGKYCVSGFSDDLWKEADRLFFGADFGFAKDPNTLTRSFIIGNTLYVEYEAYGLQTELDHMPELYDTIPGSRDWPIKADSARPETISYLKRQGFKISAAEKWQGSVEDGIAHLRGFDEIVIHPRCKNVAKEARLWSYKTDRITGEVLPKLADGNEHCWDGIRYSLDGHIKRKAQVMGMMIPKRLQGR
- a CDS encoding anti-CBASS protein Acb1 family protein; translated protein: MNQNLQLAVNHAISDARLARAREMLLTPSMGLDAKRASAWCEYGFKDDLTFNDLYKLYRRGGIAHGAVEKLIGNCWKSNPQVIEGDSQDDAKKETPWERKLKPVLNHRFWRVFAEADRRRLVGRYAGLLLHVKDNQTWNLEAQKGRGLEKITAAWAGSLTVSEWDTGLNSPTYGQPKQWQYTEQLPNGSTRRVFIHPSRVFIVGDYTSDAIGFLEPAYNAFVSLEKVEGGSGESFLKNAARQLNINFEKDIDFNNLASMYGVPVDELQARFDEVAVEVNRGNDTTLTTQGASVTPLVTQVADPSPTYNVNLQTAAAALDIPTKIMVGMQTGERASTEDQRYFNARCQSRREDLSLEIGDFVQKLIDLKVIDDVSESAVIWDDLNAQTDTEKLDAAYKMAQINSTMQASGEQPFTGDEIRTAAGYEGTQPPLGEDDDDEEEET
- a CDS encoding terminase small subunit, with protein sequence MAGLTIKQEAFCQAYIETGNASEAYRSAYAADKMKPEAVHVQASKLQDNPKVALRIKELQGEIKQRHNVTVDSLLAELEEARQKALSAETPQSSAAVAATMGKAKLVGLDKQIVDHTSSDGSMATKPTVIQLLPVEPKS
- a CDS encoding lysis protein, whose amino-acid sequence is MNRATLIVVAVVAAILFGLCWSVDHYRSNAIAYKEQRDKALATITDMQLRQRDAAALDAKYTGELADAKETIERLHSDVVAGRKRLQLNATCSNNATTTGSLGDASTARPTDSAERDYFTLRQRIETVTGQVNYLQDYIRQQCLR